ttgatttccCAAAACTCCAAGCCAGGCAACACCAAGAGGAAtgtgagaggagaaggagaaataggGAAATGGGTACCTGAAGGATActtgaaaagggaagggaggttTGGGCGTGAggagggaaaatgggaagaaggaCTTCTGGGAGAGTAGTCTTTGGTCAGGGCTCTCAGGATGTACAGGTGGCCCCAAAGTTGCAGAATTCCAGCCCCTTCTGGCTTGCCTCCTCTAGGACCTGAATTTGCAGAGGAAGTAGTGCTTTTGATCACAAGATTCATCTCTCCACTTCTGATAGCCTGCAGAGAAATGATCTGGGTTAGGCTGGCCAGGGCATCCATCAGGAGTCATCCTATGCGCTGATGACCCAGACCTCATGCCCAGGGGCCTTGCAgtccaaagaagaggaaaaagtaaaGGATGTGAGAGATGGGAAGTAAACgagttggaaaatgagagaatgaaagaagggaaaagaaagaggttATAGGAAGGCAGAGGGCaactgaaagaaattatattaatgggagaaaggaaatgagatgaggggaggaagaagagggggaagggagggagggaagaaaaaagagaaaaggaaaggaaaagagagaaggaggggagagaagagacacTCTCCCATATTCTAAGTATGGAGGTGCCCTCATGCATCCAGAGGTACAGCCAGAAGAGAAGTTGAGGGAATGGGCCTGGGTGGGTACCACAACTGCCAGTGTTTTGCTCTCTCACCAGTATCATTAGTCAGGACGGTACACGTTTTAGCTTTCTCGCTACTGGGAGCTTTATCTTCCCAGGCTTGGAAGAGAAACAGGGAGCTGCTGCTCCATTTCCACCTACGGTTCTGAGAAGAGAGGACAGGGCGGGGAAGCAGTCAGGGAATAGTGAGATATCGCCTACCAACTTCCCTACTTCTTTAACTACCTAATTAATAGATAACTGTGCACACCTTGATTTAGCCTTGGATCCTCAACAGGTTTATTCTCTACTGAAAATCTTTCCAGATATTACCACCCCTCTCCCTTGCTCTTGCCCCATGCACTGCTCAGACTGCCCTGAGCCTCTAGGGAAGCCCTCAGTCCTGGACTATTGTGGACTGTTCCCCAAAAGCAAGATATCCTGATTGTGACTCCTGTCTCCATGAGAGTGGTGGCCAAGGAGTCTCCTCTAGTGAATGCTGAGAACTGAGCACAGAGTTGGGCACTAAAGACTTGCCCAATGAATCGAAAAGAAAGAGTGAGTGAGTACCAAGGAGCTGCGAGTGGAGACAGACTCCCTTTGGCTCTGGCCATTGTGAACATCTCTCTTTGCCCTCTCCCCTCCTCAAATCTTCCTGCTCTCAATATCAGTGCTCATCTTCTTCCCTAATTCTAGTGCTCTTCCCAGTATTCCAGACCTCTGAGGGTTGGATAAACcctcatttctcccttccttctcctggcCTCAGAAAGGGAGGTGGACTTCTGGTTCCAACCTTGTTGGGGTCATGCAGGCCAATCCAGACAGGCAATTTGTCAACTGGATACTCATTGATCATGGCGGCCACAAAGTCAGCCTCAGCCTGATTGAGTAGGAATGCCAGGTGTCCTGAGGGGTAGGCTTGGCACTGTAACTGTGGAGGAAAGAAATGGGAATAGGAATCATTGGGAGAGGCAAAGGAGATCAGAAAAGACTCCAGGAGAGTTCTGGAGGAAAAGTAGTcaataaagggaaagagaaaaattaaacatCTAGGGAGAGGAGACCACGGTGAAATGGCTCGAGAAGGATAGCCCTAGTGGGAAGACAGGGACTGGAGAACACAGGAAAAGGAAGATCCTAACTCTAGAGTCCcttgagagagaaagagttggGGGAAAAATGAGGAGCGAGAGACTCATTATGACTCTATTTTTGGACCTAAGGGACactgagagagggagacagacccAGCCATCCGTCTCAGGGGTCCTTCTCCCCAACAAACCTCAGCACTGTTCCAGGTCTCCTTATTCATTATTCCCAATAAGCCATAGCAGTAGGAGCCATGGAGGGCAAAGCCATCAGGGCAGGAGCTCCTAGCAGAAGGAAGATCCTTCTGGCctgtgaaaaggaagagaagaactgCATGGAGGGAAGCTGCTCTTTGGACCTCAGGCTTTGAACCCTCAAAACTTCCAATCTCTTCTCTGTTCCACTATCTACACACTCCTGCtttctattcccttccttttccctttgaatATGCCAAAGCCCCCAGGATTGTTCCAGATCCAAGTGCATAGTCAAAGGTGAAGCTCTAGAGCAACTCACCTTGTGCTAGGCCGGAGAGCAGCAGGCAGGTGAAGAGAAGCCCTGAGAAGATGGGGGCCATCTTGGGAGGCAGCATCTCCTTTGATTCTAggttggagagaaaagaaattcttatctCCCTGGCATGTCTCAACTAGCAATCATGGAAAGATGGAGGCAAGGATGGAGGCTCAGGCCTCAATAGACC
This Gracilinanus agilis isolate LMUSP501 unplaced genomic scaffold, AgileGrace unplaced_scaffold60815, whole genome shotgun sequence DNA region includes the following protein-coding sequences:
- the LOC123256550 gene encoding lithostathine-2-like — protein: MLPPKMAPIFSGLLFTCLLLSGLAQGQKDLPSARSSCPDGFALHGSYCYGLLGIMNKETWNSAELQCQAYPSGHLAFLLNQAEADFVAAMINEYPVDKLPVWIGLHDPNKNRRWKWSSSSLFLFQAWEDKAPSSEKAKTCTVLTNDTGYQKWRDESCDQKHYFLCKFRS